Genomic segment of Sphingopyxis lindanitolerans:
CGCGGCGCGGCGCCGAGGTCGGTGGCAAGGCCGGTGACGCGCGCGGTCCGGCCGCTGCCGTTTTCGAGATCGACCGCGGTGGGCAGGAAGATGCGCACTTGGGCGCCGGGTTCGCCGCGCACGGTGACGGTGCCGGTCACCGCGAAGCCGCCCAGGTCGCGGACGTCGCCGCTAAGGCGGCGGGCGCCGGTGACGGGGTCGAGATCGACTTCGCCGCCGCTCGCGCCCGCCGCGACGCGGCCCATGTCGAGTTGGGTTTCGATGTCGATGCGAAGCGGCGTTTCGGCCTTGCGGTTCGCCGCGACCGACCCGCTGTCCCCCTTGCCGCACAGCATACATTGCGCCGACGCCGCCGAAGGAAGGGCGAGCCACAGGAAAAGCACGGATAAAAGGCGCGGTTTCACGCGGATCGGCATAGACGCTTCATGGTTAAGCCGCGGTAAAGCCGACTGCGCGCTTATCGGCTGGCGGGGGTGCCCCTTTCGGTCT
This window contains:
- a CDS encoding DUF4402 domain-containing protein; the protein is MKPRLLSVLFLWLALPSAASAQCMLCGKGDSGSVAANRKAETPLRIDIETQLDMGRVAAGASGGEVDLDPVTGARRLSGDVRDLGGFAVTGTVTVRGEPGAQVRIFLPTAVDLENGSGRTARVTGLATDLGAAPRLGPDGRLIFRFGGRLQVAGASDGDYRGRIPVTVEYQ